Part of the Bombina bombina isolate aBomBom1 chromosome 8, aBomBom1.pri, whole genome shotgun sequence genome is shown below.
tgggggaagggagttttttgcctcaggataaaagacctaagggtaaatttaaagcttctaaccgtttttgttcctttcgacaaaataaggaacagaaacctaatcctttccccaaggaatctgtttccaattggaagccttcctcaaattggaataaatccaagccatttaagagatcaaagccagcccccaagtccacatgaaggtgtggccctcattccagctcagcaggtagggggcagattaagatttttcaaaaatgtttggatcaattcggtccaaaatcaatggattcaagtaagaccgcctgtgagaagattttttctctcacgcattccagcaaacccagtaaaggctcaggctttcctgaagtgtgtttcagacctggagttatcaggggtaatcatgccagttccattccaggaacagggtctggggttttattcaaatctattcattgtcccaaagaaagaaaattcattcagaccagttttggatctaaaaattttgattcgatatgtaagagtaccatctttcaaaatggtgactataatgactattctgccttttgttcagcaagggcattatatgtccacaatagacttacaggatgcatatcttcatattccgattcatccagatcactatcagttcctgagattctcttttctagacaagcattaccaatttgttgctcttccttttggtctagagacagctccaagaatcttttaaaaAATTCTTggtgctctactctctgtaatcagagggcggggtattgcggtatttccttatttggatatcttggtacttgctcagtctttacgttctgcagaatctcacacaaatcaactagtgttgtttcttcaaagacatggttggaggatcaatttaccaaaaagttctttgattcctcagacaagggtaacctttttaggtttccagatagattcagtgtccatgactttgtctctaacagacaagagacgtttgaaattggttgcagcctgtcggaaccttcagtctcagtcattccctttagtagctatgtgcatggaagttttaggtgtcatgactgcagcatcggacgcaatcccctttgctcattttcatatgagacctctccagctttacagggagtgcagaattattaggcaaatgagtattttgaccacatcatcctctttatgcatgttgtcttactccaagctgtataggctcgaaagcctactaccaattaagcatattaggtgatgtgcatctctgtaatgagaaggggtgtggtctaatgacatcaacaccctatatcaggtgtgcataattattaggcaacttcctttcctttggcaaaatgggtcaaaagaaggacttgacaggctcagaaaagtcaaaaatagtgagatatcttgcagagggatgcagcactcttaaaattgcaaagcttctgaagcgtgatcatcaaacaatcaagtgtttaattcaaaatagtcaacagggttgcaagaagcgtgtggaaaaaccaaggcgcaaaataactgcccatgaactgagaaaagtcaagcgtgcagctgccaagatgccacttgccaccagtttggccatatttcagagctgcaatatcactggagtgcccaaaagcacaaggtgtgcaatactcagagacatggccaaggtaagaaaggctgaaagacgaccaccactgaacaagacacacaagctgaaacgtcaagactgggccaagaaatatctcaagactgatttttctaaggttttatggactgatgaaatgagagtgagtcttgatgggccagatggaagggcccgtggctggattggtaaagggcagagagctccagtccgactcagacgccagcaaggtggaggtggagtactggtttgggctggtatcatcaaagatgagcttgtggggccttttcgggttgaggatggagtcaagctcaactcccagtcctactgccagtttctggaagacaccttcttcaagcagtggtacaggaagaagtctgcatccttcaagaaaaacatgattttcatgcaggacaatgctccatcacacgcgtccaagtactccacagcgtggctggcaagaaagggtataaaagaagaaaatctaatgacatggcctccttgttctgaaccccattgagaacctgtggtccatcatcaaatgtgagatttacaaggagggaaaacagtacacctatctgaacagtgtctgggaggctgtggttgctgctgcacgcaatgttgatggtgaacagatcaaaacactgacagaatccatggatggcaggcttttgagtgtccttgcaaagaaaggtggctatattggtcactgatttgtttttgttttgtttttgaatgtcagaaatgtatatttgtgaatgttgagatgttatattggtttcactggtaaaaataaataattgaaatgggtatatatttgttttttgttaagttgcctaataattatgcacagtaatagtcacctgcacacacagatatccccctaaaatagctaaaactaaaaacaaactaaaaactacttccaaaactattcagctttgatattaatgagttttttgggttcattgaggacatggttgttgttcaataataaaattaatcctcaaaaatacaacttgcctaataattctgcactccctgtatatgctgagccaatggtgcagggattatagaaggatatcacaattaatatccttaaatcccaatgttcgactatctctgacttggtggttagatcaccaacgtattattctaggggcctctttcgttcgtccaaccctggttggggagctgtttggggatctctgacagcacaaggggcttggaaatctcaagaggcgagattaccaataaatattttggaactccgtgcgattctcagggctcttcagttttgacctctattgaagagagaaccattcatttgttttaagacagacaatatcgcaactgtggcatatgtcagtcatcagggtgggactcgcagtccccaagctatgaaagaagtataccagatacttgtttgggcggaatccagctcctgtctaatttctgtggttcatatcccaggaatagacaattgggaagcggattacctcagtcgtcagactttacatccaggagagtggtctctccacccagatgtgttttctcaagttgttcagatgtggggtattccactgtccaggtccaggtatcctcaggcggaagcagtggatgcgttgacacttccttggtgttatcaaccggcttatattttcccgcctctagttcttcttccgagagtgatctccaaaatcatcatggagcaatcgtttttgctgctggtggctccagcatggcctcacaggttttggtatgtggatcttgtttggatatccagttgccaatcttggtaacttccattaaggccagaccttttatctcaaggtccatttttccatcaggatctcaaatcattaaatttgatggtatggaaattgaacgcttagtgcttagtcatagaggtttttctgactccgtgattaatactatgttacaggctcgtaaatctgtttctagaaagatttattatcgagtttggaagacttacattgcatggtgtctcataaattctcttggcattcttttagaattcctagaattttagagtttcttcgggatggtttggataaaagtttgtctgcaagttccttgaaagttcaaatctctgctctttctgtcttatttcacagaaagattgctaaacttccttttgtgtaggctttggttcatatcaagcctgtcattaaatcaatctctcctccttggagtcttagtttggttttgaagtctttacaggctcctccatttgagcctatgcattatttggatattaaaatactttcttggaaagtgttgtttcttttggcaatctcttctgctagaagagtttctgaattatcagctctctcttgtgaatttccttttctgatttttcatcaggataaggcagttttgcggacttcatttaaattcttacctaaggttgtaaattctaacaacattaatagagaaattgttgtcccttccttgtgtcctaatcctaagaattctttggagagatcttgacattctttggatgtggtgagagctctgaaatattatgttgaagcaacttaatatttcaggaagacttctagtctatttgttatcttttctggttccaggaaaggtcagaaggcttctgtcgtttccttggcttcgtggttaaagcttttgattcatcaagcttatttggagtcagtcaagcccctccttagagaattacagctcattctactagatcagtctccacttcctgggcttttaagaatgaagcttcagctgatcagatttgaaaagctgcaacttgttcttctttgcatacatttactaaattctaccatttttatgtatttgcttcttcggaagcagtttttggtagaaaagttctttaggcagctgtttcagtttgattcttctgcttctgatttaagttttttcctttcatttatgggattaaacttatattttgggttgtcgattcatttttttcagcggaaaatggttgtatttattttatccctccctctctagtgactcttgcgtggagttccacatcttgggtattgctatcccataagtcactagctcatggactcttatcaattacatgaaataaaacataatttatataagaacttacctgataaatgtatttatttcatattggcaagactttttatggtggttatgattttttgtataaagcacaattatttccaaattcctttgttgatgctttttacttctttctttatcaccccacttcttggctattcgttaaactgaattgtgggtgtggtgaggggtgtatttataggcattttgaggtttgggaaactttgcccctcctggtaagattgtatatcccatacgtcactagctcatggactttcatTGTCAATATGagagaaatgaatatatcaggtaagttcttacataaattatgttttactgttgtgatgtgttttatttatttattttttctctttctattgtcattttgtactttagatatatataaaaaaaaatcatagaacttaattttaaaatttaaaatggtatctatctgaatcatgaaatcatttttggtggtttcatgtccctatctgtctggaatccctgaatatcccttgacatgtatatatattttttttagacgaCAAcccagtattgatctagacccattttggtatatttcatgccaccatttcaccgccaaatgagatcaaataaataaaatcactcactttttcacaaattttttcacaaactttagggttctcactgaaattatttacaaacagcttctgcaattatggcacaaatggttgtaaatgcttctctgggatcccctttttcagaaatagcagacttatatggctttggcgttgctttttggtaattagaaggccactaaatgtcgctgagcaccacacgtgtattatgccaagcagtgaaggggttaattaggtagcttgtagggagcttgcagggttaatttagctttagtgtagagatcaggctcccacctgacacatcctacccactgatccttcccaaacagctctttaccttattgtccaaccccctcccagatcccttagctaaTAATTACCACCCTCCCCAGGCCTTTCTCCCAATGTATGTACAAAATGAAATGTGCCATAGTGTAGCCTCCTACCCACTCCTGCTTCCGTGCACGTGCCTGCCTgctgcccccgtgcacgcgcgcgcctgtGTGTGGCACAGGTGACCCTGCCTACGATCCCACCATCCTCTTACTCCTTcctcccatcgatggccgcccacctgcctcccccatcggctcccacccaccaacgatcacggcaatcgatggccgatgcagagagggccacagaggggctctttctgcatcggatggctaaaatatatgttattgcaggatgcctcaatatgaaCATGAGAGATTGTTGGTGCCTTGAAAAGAGAACCACCTGCTCTCTTGATGGAATATCCAGAAAAAAACCTGGCCTGTGTTAGGGGTGAGAACAGATTTTCTCACCCCTTGTAAGCAAATGCTTTCAAAAGTAGATTAAAGGTTTATCTGAAGCTGTTAAGCTACTATGGGGAGGTATGTATACAGTCACACTTAGAGTCAGCTGCTGAGCATTATCTTGATATTAGGTCTGATCTATTTATAGATATACAAAATTGAGGATGAtagaatttaaagggccagtctcaCCATTTCTGTTATTTCCTTATATATGTAAACATAGTGCTATTTGACTAGTTCAAAACAATGTTTAATCTGCAATCAGTTAGTCATTTTTTCAAGTgggtcttttatattttttttatttaaaaaagtttaacCTGTCTGGAAAATATAAAACGCACACCTAATTTAGGCCACCACTCAATTAATCAGATTTCCCATATGAACGGAATCACATGGGCTTTTCAAATTCAAACCTTTTACATTCCAACCCCACAATGTGCAAtaataacacctcctattgctttAAATGGGGACAAAATTACACTTTTCAGCAGATTATTTAACTGTTTCAGTTTCTGATTAAAGCATTTTTCTACAGTTGCAAGATTGTAAACCTTTTGGTATTAcctggatttctgcattgattattattatttttttttttattattgtaatgaatatttattggaagagatTGAGGTTCTCAATTGGACAGGagggaaaagaaacaaaaaacaaaccaataaaaaaattaaaaaaatcacaaacaaaatgTGTGAAGACCCAAACAGTTACCAGTCTCAGACATAGGTTCATGCCTTTGCCAGTTTTAAAATCACTAAGAGACAGCCAAACTAGCAAAAAAGGATCTGAACCACACATCAATAACCAAATAAAGTTAACATTTTGAAcaaacaaatagttaaaaaaaattaaaattaacaaaaaataaataaaaatatatataatgataggaGGGTGGAAAGAAAagttttcggccagattacgagttttacgttaggagctatgcggtgctaacgagcagctttgtctcaccgctcacttacctgcagcgacggtattacgggtttttattaacccggcgttaaaaggtaagaagtgatcgtagagcaaaattgagctccttaccacacttcaataccagcgctgcttaagtcagcggtgagctggtcgtatgtgcttgtgcacgatttccccatggacatcaatggggagagccggctgagaaaaagtctaacacctgcaaaaaagtagcgtaaaactcagtaacacagccccattgattcctatggggaaacacattttatgtttacacctaacactctaacatgaaccccgagtctaaacacccctaatcttacacttattaacccctaatctgatgcccccgacatcgccgacacttgcattatacttattaacccctaatctgccgcaccggacatcagcaccacctacattatatttattaacccctaatctgctgccctcaacatcgttgacacctacattatatttattaacccctaatctcccgcccccaatgtcgccgcaacctacctacacttattaacccctaatctcttgcCCCCAACGTTGACAccactatattagatttattaacctctataattaaattgatttaattatagtgtagtgttagctgttattgtaacttcggttaggttttattttacaggtaaatttgtatttattttagctaggtagttattaaatagttaataactatttaataactattctacctagttaaaataaatacaaacttgcctgtaaaataaaaataaaatctaagctagatacaatgtaactattagttatattgtagctagcttagggtttattttataggtaagtatttagttttaaataggaataatgtagtaaatggtagtaattttatttatatttatttaaattatatttaagttaggggatgttagggttagacttaggtttaggggttaataaatttaatattgtggcggcgacgttgggggcggcagattagggtttaataaatataatgtaggtgacggcgatgttaggggcggcagattaggagttaataatatttaaataatgtttgcgaggcgggagtgcggcggtttaggggttaaaatatttattatagtggcagcgatgtccagagcagcagatcaggggttaaacattgtattatagtgttggcaatgcgggagggcctcggtttaggggttaataggtagtttatgggtgttggtgtactttttagcactttagttatgagttttatgctacggcgttgtagtgtaaaactcataactactgactttagaatgtgttagggatcttggaggtagagtgtgtaccgctcactttttggcctcccaggacagactcgtaataccagtgctatggaagtcccatagaaaaaagggttttcgAAGATTACGTAAGTAagtttgcggtaaggccataaaagtgtgcggggcccgtaaacctgcaagactcgtaataccagcaggcataaaaaagcagcgttaggacctgttaacgctgcttttttaccttaacgcacaactcgtaatctagctgtatgtttgtaGCAGTTAACTAGATGAATGTTTTACACTGAGGGAAGAAAGTTTTTTAGGGATCGATGTTtgcaattttcttcttttttttatttaaataccatATAGGCTTCAAGTCCTCTACATAAGTGTTTGTAAATTACTTATGTTTATTTTAGCATGAAGTTAAACTTAATACTTATCTACAGCAGAAAATGCACACCGAAAAGGctagaaaggaaaaaataaaataaaatttaagatGGATTTCACCCATAACTGCAACGTGAACAGACTATTAACAGTTGAATTCCCTTACAAATGGATGGATTCATTGCTACAGGAAATCCATTTGAACAATAAGGAATGGAGTGGTGTAAAAAGTATTCTTGAGGAAGAGAGCTGCACCCACTGCAAATTAGTTGTTTTCGCCTTGCTCTACAGTATCACTTTCATCTGCTGTATTGTCGGATGTCCATAATGTTAAATTGTCGCTAAGTAACTGCATTATGAGAGTGCTGTCTTTGTAAGATTCCTCATTCAGTGTATCGAGTTCTGCAATGGCTTCATCAAAAGCAGTTTTGGCCAGTAAGCAAGCCTTTTCCGGACAATTGAGAATCTCATAGTAGAATACGGAAAAGTTCAGAGCAAGGCCCAAGCGAATGGGATGTGTTGGCTGCATTGTCTTCTTACTGATGTCAAACGCCTCCTAATAAGATGTTTGAGAGTCTCCTATTGTCTGAGTCCTATCCTCCTCAGTTGCCACCTCAGCAAGGTACCTGTAGtagttagggatgggtgaatgtgtaaatttccgaagtcaaatgttagaacgaatgttattaccgaaattcgaattataaatccgaacaAATTTTCTtacaaattctataatcgaatgctatttacagttttcgaatgtcactttcgaatttgaatgtttataattcaaaatttcgaatttaacattctatttaacaaatactattcagaagttcaatagttcatgtggtagggagggaatctagtaaactgatacttaatagatgcaaatatataatttcaaatgtttctatatagaatattgcataatttgaatattacatttaaagaatgcataagaaatactattacaaacatataaattcgaatttttcgagttcgaatattgcataattcgaatattacatttaaagaaagcattagaaatactattacaaatataaattcaaatttttctaaactaatatatTCGAAtgcaatcgtaaaattcgaaactgaacatttgaaaatcgaatgttagaatgttatgtaaacattcgaaattcgatttgaatgaacgaatgtgttaaaatttgtttcatttttcgaatgttgcaaaactttTGCCCATCCCTAGTAGTAGTCTCCTTTCATTTTCAGTTAAAAGACTTGACTCTCTGGGACGGTTGAGCTTGCTATTAAGTATTTGTCAAGTAAAGTCAAGACAGTTCCACAGATTGTTTTGAGCTCTGATTCCACTTTCTCCCTATATTCTTTCACCATCTGCAGCTTCTTGTCAGAGCACTCTGTCTTCTGCTCTATACTAGAGATGACCCTCCAAGCAGACCTCCGTGCTCCCACAACATTCTTATAGACTACAGAAAGGAGATTTCTCTCTTCATTTGACAGTTCCTCACCAAATTCTGTAACAGCCTTCATGCTGGCTGCCATGTCATCATAGCACTCAGCCTGCTCTGACAATTTGGCCTTCTGGATCAGCTCGGTCCTTTCCATGTCTTGAGTGTGACTTTGAAGGGA
Proteins encoded:
- the LOC128638074 gene encoding 14-3-3 protein theta-like, with protein sequence MERTELIQKAKLSEQAECYDDMAASMKAVTEFGEELSNEERNLLSVVYKNVVGARRSAWRVISSIEQKTECSDKKLQMVKEYREKVESELKTICGTVLTLLDKYLIASSTVPESQVF